From Thermoanaerobaculia bacterium:
CGGCTCGATCCCGGCGCCGCCCTGCCGGAATGGACGGCGGGCGACGGGTTCTGCTCGATCACGCGCACCCGCGACGAGCTCTCGATCGTCTGTCCGGAAGCCGCCGTCCCGGCCGGGGTCCGCGCGGAGCGCGGCTGGGCGATGCTGAAGCTCTCGGGCCCGTTCCCGTTCACGGCGACCGGCGTCCTCTCGTCGTTCCTCGCGCC
This genomic window contains:
- a CDS encoding ACT domain-containing protein, translated to MTETPRVTVEPGSWAVARLDPGAALPEWTAGDGFCSITRTRDELSIVCPEAAVPAGVRAERGWAMLKLSGPFPFTATGVLSSFLAP